From Parus major isolate Abel chromosome 1A, Parus_major1.1, whole genome shotgun sequence, the proteins below share one genomic window:
- the LOC107204214 gene encoding probable G-protein coupled receptor 19: MAEPPPPGAGSSMNHSLVEYGLRSGEIAAATVVWGALWLISVLGNFLVCLVIHRSRRTQSTTNYFVVSMACADLVSSMGSAPFLLLQLSSGQWMLGSRVCQLVRYIQYLTPGVQIYVLLAISVDRFYTIVYPLSFKVSRGKAKKMILTSWLCGAVFASPACFLYGSNSDHHCNFFLPSSWQGSAYSIIHLLLVFLIPSLLISLFYQKVIKYIWRIGTDGMTVRRTTNIVPRTKVKTIKMFLMLNSMFLLSWLPFFTVQLWHPQETDYRKSSLLFLTITWISFSSSASKPTLYSIYNANFRRGMKETFCMSAMKCYRSNAYTITTSSRIAKKNHVGIADIPATTKSVTKDSTYDAFNREDKERKLAWPIPSNPPNTFV, translated from the coding sequence ATGGCAGAACCTCCACCACCAGGAGCCGGCTCCAGCATGAACCACTCTCTGGTAGAATATGGGCTGAGGTCGGGGGAAATCGCAGCTGCCACCGTGGTTTGGGGAGCTCTGTGGCTGATCTCTGTCCTGGGAAACTTCCTTGTCTGCTTAGTGAtccacaggagcaggaggacaCAGTCCACCACCAACTACTTTGTGGTGTCCATGGCCTGTGCAGACCTCGTGAGCAGCATGGGGAGCGCGCCcttcttgctgctgcagctgagctctgggcaGTGGATGCTGGGCAGCAGGGTGTGCCAGCTGGTCAGATACATCCAGTACCTCACACCTGGAGTCCAGATCTATGTGCTCCTCGCCATCAGCGTGGATCGATTCTACACCATTGTCTACCCCCTGAGCTTCAAAGTGTCCAGGGGGAAAGCCAAAAAAATGATTTTGACCTCTTGgctctgtggtgctgtgttTGCATCACCAGCCTGTTTTCTCTATGGCTCCAACAGTGACCACCACTGcaacttttttcttcccagttctTGGCAAGGATCTGCCTACAGTATCATCCACCTCCTCTTGGTGTTTTTGATCCCGTCCCTCCTCATTAGCCTTTTTTACCAGAAAGTCATTAAGTACATTTGGAGAATAGGCACGGATGGAATGACTGTCAGGAGAACAACAAATATTGTTCCAAGAACAAAAGTAAAAACCATCAAGATGTTCTTAATGTTAAACTCAATGTTTCTGCTGTCTTGGCTGCCTTTCTTCACAGTACAGTTGTGGCACCCACAGGAAACAGACTACAGAAAGAGCTCCTTGCTTTTCCTGACCATCACCTGGATCTCCTTCAGTTCCTCAGCCTCTAAACCAACCCTCTACTCAATCTATAATGCAAACTTCAGAAGAGGGATGAAAGAAACTTTTTGCATGTCTGCCATGAAATGCTACAGAAGCAATGCATACACCATCACCACCAGTTCTAggatagcaaaaaaaaatcatgttggTATTGCAGATATTCCAGCTACAACCAAAAGTGTCACCAAAGACTCCACCTATGATGCTTTTAACAGAGAAGACAAGGAAAGAAAGCTTGCCTGGCCTATTCCATCCAATCCCCCAAATACATTTGTCTAG